The segment AGGAGCACCCTCTTGTGGATGCACATCCACTGTAAATGAGCCCTTCCTACCTTTTTGGATTTGTCAAAAAAAGCATTCTTTATTTCCTCAATGGAGGCATTAGACTTCACTCCCAGAAGTTCATAGTAGTTAACAGCCGTTCTGCAATGCCAGAAAACAAAAATCTGCATGTGAGACGGTgcatgtcattttgcacgtgAGCATGCTCATTTGTTGGCCTGACGCCTGCAGTGGAAATTCTCATCAATTCCCTTTCATACGCCTTCAACACATTTTCTTtctcgcatgcacacacgcagacaaaaacacacgcacCTAGAATGCAAAGtgagggtaagtgtgtgtgtttacttgtgtGCAGAGCTCTGGGACAGCATACGCAGGCCAGTCTTGCACCACCACAGGCAGCTGTGACACAGACGAAGCGGGGCTTCCAGCTGCATGATGGGAAACTGTTGTGTCTGTTTTAGACCTGAGAAGGAGCAGATAAACAAAGCAAAAGACTGAGGGTGTGAGCATTGACTTCCTCCATGGTCTCAAGACGCTCCTCTTCAACACTTCAACTAAATTCTGTGTCGACTCGACTCAAGGGCACCGAAAGCGGCACTTAGCAGATCATCACTTCTTGTAATACCTGCAACTTTGTCCCTTCCCTGCACTTTGTATTTGTGATCCTGTCTGAAAAGCAAATGCAGCCGAGTAGTTGGTATTGCACTGGAGATATGTTGGTAATTCTGCTGCACTGTAATAGGCGCTGCGATATTAGGCACTACTGTATTCATAATGTCATTGTTAGACTGTAGTTCAGTAATTGAGAGTTAGAGTTGAGAGTTATTATTGCACTGTAGTATTATTATTTTGGTGCACCATACATTAATCAGCTAGAAACTGTAATCAATGTTATTGTTGCTATCAATTTAGATTAGAATTTAGAATTTTGCACTgtgatgtggttactttgcattGTGACTAGTAAATATAGAATATTTTTTAACCACCGAAATACTGTAGAAGTAGATCTATGCACATccgatccttgatcttctactTTTCTTTCTGTACTTTtgtgtgttgctttggatagaagggtctgctaaatgaattaaatgtagcCTAATGATTTAACTGAATGGGAAAACCATTCGTTTCCCCACTTGCTAGAGCTTTGCCCTACATACCGTTCAAAAAGATTCCATTGGAAAGTCAGGTCAGCAGATAGACAAAAGGGAATGTCCACTCAAAGGGCATGTGATGCCACTGTGAACACAAGAGGATGTCAAACATTCATGAGAAATATTGCAGGGACAACTGTTGTTATGTATTGTTATAAtacaaaatattattattaggttATATTACCATAAATTAATTCAAGCTGGCAGGGCCAAGTCTGAGAACTCAAAACTCATTACAAATGGTACACACTGTACTTTTCATACAGGACTAATAATCTGAGGGTACAGAGctagctacacttcactttGATCTGGAGCACGAATTTAACGACCTATTCTGGTGTGAAGATAGCTGGTACCAAAAGCAGTATAAAAGCATATTGTATCAGTCCATGTTTAAAAATGACTGTAGAACTAGAACCAAGCTAAGTGCTTTGCTAACTTGGATGTGCTAGCTTCAACTGACCCAAAGATTCTTGACTTTTATGTAGATCTGTGCCCGAGTTGTCTTCATAACACACCCACAAGAATAAAACATTGAACAGAACTgacaataaaacttaaaaagACAAACATACCGATCGTTACATTGCAGTTaggctagctagagctagctaacatCAGTTTCATAACAAACATAGCTGCACTGCATTGAGGCTCTACTTGCATAAGCCGTGTCTTCTTTCAAGGCAAGCACCGCTGTCAGTGAATGCTGTCCTATCCAGCACAATAGCCTACACCAGTACACTAttatgttctgttctgtgttgTTATCTAACCTTTTCGTGCATGGTGATTAGATCTATAATGTACCACAAAAACGTAGTATACAATctatttatgtactgtacattttatttaacCGCAAATAGGATCTTAAGGTACAATACAGGTAGGCTGAAAGACAGCTTTCAGCTAAAGACTTTTAGTATGTAAAACATTGTGAAACAGACGAATTGGCGAGCTCGTGTTTATTTGTAATTTGTCTGGTGAGCCAGTTTACTAGCCTACTAACTAGGCGTACTACTTACTGTATCAATAAGAGTTCAGATTTTCAATGGGCGGTACTTGCTCTAGTCGTACTGTAcaacttcctttctttctttctttctttcttttaaacCAAGAGGAATAAATGATataattttgttttatttattttattaaaatgagttctgaataataaaatacaatttcaTTCAGAAAAATAATATAGGGCCttttgtcttttaaaaatgttgttTAGGCTATTAAAAACTACTTCCGTATTGTTCAAACAAACTTGCCGCTAACATGGTCGGGTCCCAATGTTCTTGACTCCGTAGAAAGCTTGAGCTCAGTGTTAAGTAAGCAAACGGTATGATCCGTAATTTTCTTACATTAAAACTGGCAGTAGGTAGCAGACTACAGACAGATTgtaggctaactagctagcaatGTAACTAGCTGATTGAGATTAAGCAAGCTAGTGCTAAAGCTATTAGAGCTCATGTTAAACCTCCTGCCACAGCTTGCCAGTAATGTAGCTAGGCGAATGAATTCGGTTTACGTTAGCTGTTCCGTGTTTTGTGATTGACACATCCCTCGAATTTTGTATACATCTGTCAATTTCTAACATTATCAAAACACTCAATGATCAAGTTGCAGCTTAGTTGGTTGCTAAATTCTGCTCAGATCACCTTTTTCCTGGTTGTCACGTGGTATGGTCTAAAATGAATCGAATACGATTTTAGTGGACTAAAGGCAAGGTAGGGAACCACTATACGCAATGGATCCTGAGGTGTCTGTGTTGCTTCACTGCGCAGATTGGAGAGGACTTGTAAAATCCCAGGTGCACGTGGAGCTCTCTGAAAGGTACAGTCAAAAGTAATTTATTTTGTGATGCCCATAGTCTGCCTGGGAGACTAACTGTATTTGTATGTCTCTATCCCTTTGCCTTCTAAATAGATTTAATCGTCAGACAGACCCAGTTCTAGAGCAAAACATAGATgaggtgtggaaggagagaATAATCAACGAACCATGGCTTTTCAACGGGGCCAAATTCCGACTGCACTCTTTAACCCTGACACCGCCCCCTTCTCTTTTACCCCAAGCAACGCCCCCCACTGCACCTCAAACACTTTGCAAAGGTAGATGTGGGGACGCAGGTGGTGGAGATTCTCCTACTTGGATGAAGAAAGGCtgtttgtgtgacaaagacagaTGTTTGCCTGCAATTTCTGCGTTTGATGCCCAACTAAACTCAAGCTGTGGAAGAGTAAGAGACCACATTGACCAgtcaggacacacagacagaggtccAAGCTGTGGGGTGAATGAAATAGAAACACGAACCTCCACTCAAACCACAGATTTCAATGCAGGAGAACCAAGAGTATGTAACATGTTTGGGACTAAGCTCCAGCCCCAACTTCAACCCggcccagagagagacacatgcagAAAGAACAAGGCTCTACTGACACTGAGGTTGGGGCTGACCTGCTACAAGGACTTCCTGGGCACCAACTGGTCTCAAAAGGCAGGGGAACTGCGCCGGCGTGGGGAGACCGAGTTTGGGGATCCGCTGGCTCTATTGGCTCAACCGCTGGGGGTGGGTGGAGTTTT is part of the Osmerus eperlanus chromosome 13, fOsmEpe2.1, whole genome shotgun sequence genome and harbors:
- the nudt22 gene encoding uridine diphosphate glucose pyrophosphatase NUDT22, translating into MDPEVSVLLHCADWRGLVKSQVHVELSERFNRQTDPVLEQNIDEVWKERIINEPWLFNGAKFRLHSLTLTPPPSLLPQATPPTAPQTLCKGRCGDAGGGDSPTWMKKGCLCDKDRCLPAISAFDAQLNSSCGRVRDHIDQSGHTDRGPSCGVNEIETRTSTQTTDFNAGEPRVCNMFGTKLQPQLQPGPERDTCRKNKALLTLRLGLTCYKDFLGTNWSQKAGELRRRGETEFGDPLALLAQPLGVGGVLCTRDGQVVLIRRSQRVAEAGGLLDIPGGHPEPKAVCEGVCVREDKISVELLQKREEAVVTELFSSVCTEIRDEVNVPMGSLGEPVLMGVALNHTSSGRPSAEFYIRCSLSSAEIRELYWQGGTEAHESTDIVFLSQTDLLQLDKSSPLWSELCPSAKGAVVLYQLVLPDHEADSTKPTQSPSTSTS